Genomic window (Penaeus vannamei isolate JL-2024 chromosome 7, ASM4276789v1, whole genome shotgun sequence):
tctctccctctctctcattttctttccctctctctccctctctctctctccctccccctctccctctccctctccctctccctctcttcctctccctctcttcctctctctctctttctctctctctttctctctccctctctctctctctctctctctttcctttctctttcttccctccctcctcccccccctctctctctctctctctctctctctctctctctctctctctctctctctctctctctctctctctctctctctttctctctctctctctctccctcccttcctcctccctccctccttcctccctcctctccctcccctccctccctccctccctcctcctctccctctccctcctctccctccctctcctccctccctccctccctctctctccctccctccctctctctctctctctctctctctctctctctctctctctctctctctccctctctctctctctccctctctcctctcctccctccctccctccctccctccctctctctctctctttcccttccccacaatGGGACGCAGGTCAATGGCTCACTACCCTTCGTCCTGTCGTACCCAACAAGACTTTGTGCTTCTTTCAACCCACGGCAaacatggagggagagggagaggtgggcgggggtgggggggggtgagggaccaTAATAAGGGCAGACTAATAAAGCCGTGACTTAGgaaaaccagattttttttttttttttttttttttgcagcgtgagatgggaggtaggaaggatgggaggaaggagggagggagggagggagagagggggagggaagtagggagagggtgcTTGCGTGCGTGAGAGGGATTCGGTTGCTTGTTATGATTATCGGGCAATAATTATCATGTTAGAGAGACTGGTACTGGTTCGTGTGCTTTCACTTTTACTGCAGTCTTGCCCGTGTGCTTCTTATCTCCCACTTTAACTTTTCTCGTTTGTCTCTATGtgtcctctcctctatctctccctatctttttatctatctgtatgtctgtcgatatgtctgtctatctatcgtagtctctctcttattctgtctctctctccttctctatcttactctctctctctctctctctctctctctctctctctctctctctctctctctctctctctctctctctctctcttctctctctctctctccttctctatcttactcttattctctctctctctctctctctctctctctctctctctctctctctctctctctctctctctctctctctgtctctcactctctctcttctttttcttttctctcactttatcccctctctctcctctcatctccctgcctcccctctcttcccttcctctatcaccctacctccttccctccttctctcgacccccctcccccctgtctccttctctttcgccctccttccctccaccctcttccctccttctctttcaccctccctccctctttggaCAAGGGCAAGAAAGGCGTCACTCAAACCATTACATAACTCGTCAATAAAACCTCCTTGGTGTGTAGGATTTACGATCCTTACGGCGTCCTCCCAGTCGTTAAATCCGGGTCAGGCAGAGAGGTAAAAAGGAAATACCTAGCGCCTTgcttcttccctgcctccccctccgaGCCAGAGGAAACTGACCCTTATTTCAGAGGGACGGACGCGctacaagaaaaagaagacaaatcgAGACCTATTTTTCGTTTTCTAAAGATATGGAATCctgtttcttggatttttttcggATATCTAGTTCAGAAAGGAAAGAATTCTtccaaaaagggagaaaagaaaaaaaggcaaaaatagaagaaacgaaAAGTCGTTGCCGCTCATACACTCACTGAAATTATGATTTCATACACTGGCAAGTATGAAAAGGCGGGATCCAGAATGAGCTTCTCTGCAGTATGAATTCATATAGCATGAACACAGAAGTATGAAAAAAGAGAACTgtttcaaaaagagagaaagaacgggggGAAACGTTAAAAGATAAGATGGTTTAGATTTAAATTCgaacagaaaaaaatctatgaaTATGTGAAATGATATTTTTCCTCCGAGGCAGGAAGAAGTATATTTTCACATTTGTTCCGCCAaccagcgagagagaaaaaaaaatcaccagttCTAAAATAACCAGATATTCTGTAAAGCGAAATGTAGAACGTTCATCGGACATCCAAGATAAGGAATGagatataaacattttattttctctcgtcgCCATAACAAATCCCGATCTGCAGGTGTTTAGCATCAGCGACAGAAGTGAAAGCTGATTGGCCGGCGCGGAGACCAGGTGCTTCGGAATGCGGGCGATCTCTGCTTTCTGATTGGTCGGTCGCTCTGCCCAGGTGTCACAGTCTTTTATCTGATTTTCGTTCATAACAGTTGCGCAAATGTCTCTCTCTGGGAACCTCTGTCCTCCGTGACGCGTAGAAAAAGAACTGGCTGCGTTTGAATGTTTGTAAAGTGTTTTGGGTTTTGGGAAAATCTTGCGCCGAGATATATGAGGGAGAttctgttttgtatgtgtgtctgcgtgtgtgcatgtgtgcgtgaatgtgtagtttatttatttgtttgtggatGTAATAACTACCCTTTTTACCATTATGGTTGATTATTACCTACATTTATAACATTCATACACAagtagcacgcacacacaaacaccagcacacacacacacacacacttacaaacacacaaacaaataaacaaacccaagAACAAGCCCACACAAGgcacatacaaaataaaaacgaaaacaaacagacaaccacatcttccttttcattttgaaCAATATCAGATTCGTAGAACCCTAGAAAGGGTGGAAAGAGATTACAAATGAAAGAGTAAAGAGACAATAGGcaatagagagaaaaggcgatggggaaataaatgagagaggggtagatgcatacgcacataagcagaaagatatagagatacatagagagaaaaacacggataactagaaagagagaggagggtgggagggaaggagggagagagagagggagagagagagagagagagagagagagagagagagagagagagagagagagagagagagagagagagagagagagagagacagagagagagattgataaagagagagacacagagagagaaattgataaagagagagagattaataaagagagagacagagagggagaaatacatagagtcagagacagacagagagagagagagagaaacagagagagattagagagagagagaaagacagagagagattagagggagaaggagagagagagagggattagagggagagggagaaagagagagagagaatatcatgtCACAGTATGTCACGCTACTGCTGTGATTTTTGGGAAGTTTCATTTGTTGTAATTGAGTATGAGGTCGGTTGCACACCGTTTTGTGCGCGGTTTTATGAAGGGAAAACGggcgttttcattatcttttgcaCACGCATATACTTTTAAGTGCATGCAAGCGTGTGCATGCATACAATACACATATAATTGCACATGCTAGGTGCTTGGCTTTCTCTATATTTcatatgaaagaggaagagagcgagagaaacagggggggggagggaggaaaagagagagagagagagagagagagagagagagagagagagagaaagaaagacagacagacagacatacagtgagagcgagaatgacagaggcagagagacagacagacagtaagagcaaggatgatagagagagagagggagacagacaaacacacaaaaagggatggaaagagacagacagacagatagacagaaagagaataagaaatacaatgatacagagagagagagagaggcaaccagacatagacagacagacaaaacagacagacagagagtaattTAACGTTACAGTTTCCCAACCCTATTCAGACCACAGAATCCCCGGCAATGCCCCACTTGTGACATCACGAGTTTCTCAAAGGGCAAAGAAACCCAGCGATGCCCATCCCCCTTTGGCTATTATCTCTAGTCTCATTGGAACCACACGGAGCCAGTCACAAAGGTACAAGATGCGTATCCGTAACGCGAACGAAGGCAAAGACAGGtgttagaaaataatgatatgactCATCTGCATTTTGGTATATAGTGTTATTATCCTAGGATTTTAGGCACATGGTACGATTGCTGTTTCTTAGCAGAGAGTAGAATGAGGAGAATGGGAAACCCAAGGAACgagagaagggtgaaagaagagagagagagagagagagagagagagagagagagagagagagagagagagagagagagagagagagagagagagagagagagagagagagagagagagagagagagagagagagagtgagtgggagggagggagggagggagaataaatagcACAAGAAAATTAGTAATTCtggaaataaataagagagatgaatagataagtagacgaaaacaaaatgaaaagaagagaccgagagagacggtaaagaagaagagagagaaacatagtaaattggtaaaaaaaatattacctgatttagagagatagagaaagaccgagagaaaggggatagagggagggaaggtgaaatgCATATaaagagacgaaaagggaaagcGGGTGAGGGtagaaaaatatcaagaaaggcagataaagaagataaagctTTGCTAAAACCCAGGTTCACAGCCTTAACTTTGATCAGAGGATGCCTAGGCGTaaatcagaaaaaggaaaaatagacagCTAATATTTGAGGAGGCAAAACATAGAAATTGGAAGATAAGGCAAGAATACAATAGTTTATGCTCTATATACCGAAATCGTTTTCTTTGGAAATATAAATTCTATACAGAaaatttgattttgtattttttatgggTGACTAATTTAAGTTAtatatgaaagtttttttttctacttcctttttaGAGAGGCATTTTTGAGAATGCTTCATTTGAATTGATATTAAGAACCACaaaaacatatgaatatgattaaatatatatatacaaacataaatatatactaagTAATTCAGAAAGTAAGACTTCGGAGATAGATCCtgtacagaaaacaaacaaaatcaattgTAAAATATGTTCCAATTAAAACACATCATCAGTGAAACTAATTAATACAGAATAGAAAGCAGACCATAGGCCTATTTCACGGCCAGGTAATGATATAACGATTTTCTCTCATTCAAATTGCTCACTTTACTTTCATGTGTCCTTGAATTCCTCTGAAAGTACTTGAGCGTTAATTAGGCTATGATGAGTTCTGTAATGAAGTCTCTAAAATGCATTGAGAAATACGGAGGAAAGTCTTCGTATAGAAAAAGGAAACTTTTGGAGTTGGTCAATCATTTTAAGGAATATTATTCAATTATCTGCTTATTTTGTTCATTGTAGTTTTCTCTCGGAGATAATTTTGGATTTTgatattagaaagagagagagagagagatacgtatatatacacacaaatatatgcgtgtatatatacgtatatacacacacgtatatatacacacatatatatgcgtatgtgtatacgtgtcggtatgtacgtgtgcatgtatcactacatatatgcacatacataatcacatactctcatatgcacacacgtacagtatgcctgtatgtgtgttaaCATTCCACCTcctaaaattctcataattatgtTTCTAAAGTCACATCCTTTCtactaacaagaacaaaaaatacgTAGACATtccacaaagagaagaaaaaacgaaagataaaatcagaaaagaggaaaaatgaaaaactgAAAATTATCCCTGAATTCTTATTTTATTTGGCACATTCATTATGCAAAGTAGCACCGTAATTTTTTCCACATATGGCACGTTCGATCTTTGGGAAAAGTGCGTAAGAAATaccataattacagtgataataacatcatacaaacgatgatgacgatgatgacgatgaggatgatgtcGGTAATAATAAGACTATAACTTCTATTAAAGCTGCTACTACCAATTATGGTAATTTGTAGTCGTTGTAGTCGTTGTAGAAGGggtgtcagtatcattattgctgttatttcctTTAATTACAATTATTGACaaaatattatcacttttatattcattactatcactagtagtagtagctagAGAAGTATCATTATTGGTGGGATAATGTTAATTaagaacattattattaccatcaattttatcattaccattaatgttatggttaatatcatcattatcgttgttattgttatcatttctatcatcattattattattagcagtagtagcaatatcataattatcaataccattatcattttcatcattatcattattggcattattactattattatcatcacaattatcattatcatcatcattatcattatcattattattattattattattattattattattattattattattattattattattattattattattattattattatcattattattattattattattattattattattattattattattattattattattattattattattatcattcttattattattattattattataattatcatcattatcattattatcattatcatcattattaccattattattattattattatcattattattattactatcattttaccattatcatcatcacaattatcatgattttcactatcattattattattatctttatcattatcaatattgctattatcattatcattatcattattagcagcataatcattttcatctttaaaattgatattatctttattaatatactaactatcgttatcattttcttatcatcataattaacaataatatcaaattgataatacgataataataaaagtgataataataataataataaaaataataatgataataataataataataataataataataataataataataataataatgattataataataataatgataataataataatgataataataatagtgatgatggtaacactaataacaataacattaacatgataatgataacaaaaatcctaataatgataagaacaattataatagtaataaaaatagcaacaataataatgatgataataataacaattattattattattattattattattattattattattattattattattattatcattatcattattattattattattattattattattattattattattattattattattattattattattattattattattattattattattattatcattattgttatcattattataatgataataataatgatgatgataataataataatgatgatgatgatgataataataataataataataataataataatgattataataataataataataataataataataataataataataataataataataataataataataataataataataataataataataataataataataataataataataataataataataataataacattaacaataataatgataataacaataacaaaattaataatgatgatgatgatgacaattatagttacaataacaaaaataataatcataataatgggaatgatatcaataaaaacaataagtataataatataataatggtgatgatgatgataataataatgatgatgatgatgataataataataataataataataataataataataataataataataataataacaataataataataataataataataataatgattataataatgataataataataataataataataataataataataataataataataataataataataataataataataataataataaacagcaataatgataatgataaaggcaacaacaacaacaacaataatgacaataataatgataatgaaaatgataatgataataagaataacactaatgataataataataataataatgataataataataataataataataataataataataataatataataataataataataataataataataataataacaataagattaataatgatgatgatcataatagttacaatgatgataaagattatactaataatgatattaatagctgcGGTAGTAGtagcacaacaataataatgataataataataatttcaaaaataataataataatgataaaaataattattatacaataatgattatcattataacaatcataacagtagtgctaacaacaataataataataacaataacatttattattaaaattattatcattatcataaaaaaaaataatagcgattatgattattgttttcattagcgataaaattatcatcataattattgacatgatagcgagaataaaaatgatgataatgatgatgatgatgatgatgatgatgatgatgatgatgatgatgatgatgatgatgatgatgatgatgatgatgatgatgatgatggtgatgatgatgaggatgaggatggtgatgactaACGTTAACAACGAAGATGATTAcaataacgaataaataaaccaaaacaaatgcATAAGTACTGACCTCCAaccctttgccccttccctctccccccctctacccctccccctcctcctcccccttcttcctcctcctcctcctccttctcctccctcaccctcaccctcctcctcctgttcctcctaccctcccttcctaccacccttccccctcctcctcctcccaccccctcctcctcccctccccctcctcctcctcctcaccctcaccctcaccctcaccctcctcctcagaTCTCGAACTTGATCTGCGGGAACTCGAGGTTGTGCAGCACCTTCTGGATCTGCAGCTTGGCGATGCTCCTCTTCTCGGGGTCGAGGCGCCTGAGGACGGGCACGAGGCTCAGGCAGAAGAGGCGCTCGGAGTTCTGCTCGTCGTCGTGGCGCGCCCCCTGCAGCGTGGCCAGCACCCGCAGGAGGTCCCCGTCCAGGGCGCCGTGGCTGCTGACGGCGGCGAGGCGGGGGGCGTCCGCGTCGCACGGGCCGAGCTTCATGCGCTTGGAGGAGGGCGGCGTCGTGGGGCACGGCGGCGGCGTCAGGTTGTAGGTGAAGGCGGCGGGAGGGTGCTTCATGTCGCCCTCGTCCTCGTCGCtggcctcgccctcctcctcgtcctccgtgCCGCCCGCGTCCGAGAACGTGTCGCGCTTGCCCggtctggggggagaggggggggggattcgtaATATGAGGTAATAAAGATTAAAGGAGAATGAGACTGATTTCCGGGCTTAatattttaatttattaatttttccgggtctaatattttcattaattccgGGTCTAACATAATTTCATCCTATTCTGTACAGATCAGAAAATCTGCATTCCGTTGAACATTATTACCGAGCTAATACCGACATTTAATTCACTCTTAATGCCACCAAATGCATGAGATATTCTAACAATGATTAAATATGTTCTTTCTCCGTGATTTTTTGTACACAGAAGTGGGATTCCAAACGCTTAAGtaactttttcctctttttttgtaagTGGGTGATAAGTTGTAACCCTTTTCGTGATACCATCCTTAAAAACCTTTATTAAGTGGACACGAAagatttatgtcttttttcttcgACCATAACATTCCTTTTTTatcaattgtttttgtttattctttgagGTTTTTCATCGACTCGAACAGAATTAAAACATCAAGTacactttttttctaattcttcctcctcctcttctacttcacctccttacatctctctctctctctctctctctctctctctctctctctctctctctctctctctctctctctctctctctctctctctctctctctctctctctctctctacctctctctctttctctctctctctctctctctctctctctctctctctctgattttttttttttttgtctatccctctctgtctctctctctctctctctctctctctctctctctctctctctctctctctctctctctctctctctccctctctctctccctcctctctctctctccctccctcctctctccctccctccctcctctcctctcttcctctcttcctctttcctctcttcctctcttcctctctcctcctctcttcctctcttcctcttcctctcttcctctctctctctctccctctctccctccgcccttctctctctctctctctctctctctctctctctctctctctctctctctctctctttctctctctctctctctctctctctctctctctctctctctctctctctctctctctctatgtctttctctgtctctctctctctctttctctttctctttctctttctttctctctctctctctctttctctctctctctatttctctctctctctctctctctctctctctctctctctctctctctctctctctctctctctctctctttgtctctctctctctctctttctctttctctttctctctctctctctctctctctctctctctctctctctctctctctctctctcttctctctctctctctctctctctctctctctccctctctctctccctctctctctccctctctctccctctctctctccctctctctctctccctctctccctctctctccctttctccctctctctctctctcctctctcactctctccctctctccctctctccctctctccctccctccctccctccctccctccctccctcctccctccctcctccctccctccctcctccctccctccctccctccttctcctccctctctctctctctctctctctctctctctctctctctctctccctctctctctctccgccatctctctctctctctctctctctctctctctctctctctctctctctctctctctctctctctctctctctctctctgtctctctctctctctatctctctttctctctctctgtatatatatatatatatatatatatatatatatatatatatatatagatatagatatatgtatatatacatatatatagacacatatatatatatatatatatatatatatatatatatatatatatatatatatatgtatatatatatatatacatatatacatatatacatatatatatatgtatatatatatataatatatatatatatatatatatacatatatatacatatatatacatatatatatgtatatatgtatatatatatatatatatttacatatacatatatatgtgtgtgtacatgtgtgtgtatatatgta
Coding sequences:
- the LOC138862079 gene encoding uncharacterized protein; translated protein: MRKNMNPKKAGSSALQVYQGSWPLMSQLMFLTSHVKHRPYRPGKRDTFSDAGGTEDEEEGEASDEDEGDMKHPPAAFTYNLTPPPCPTTPPSSKRMKLGPCDADAPRLAAVSSHGALDGDLLRVLATLQGARHDDEQNSERLFCLSLVPVLRRLDPEKRSIAKLQIQKVLHNLEFPQIKFEI